TTGAATGTCGTATCCGCGATGCATGTTAAGAATGGAAGCCGGCACAATCGTTGTTCCTTCTCCCGAAGATACCCATGCCAACAGCGTCACGATATCCGAGCATTCGCCGATGATATTGGCAGTCAAGCCTCGCTTGGTGAATTGGTCGATAATGCTTTGATACAGCCCAAGCCCTTCTGCACTTGGCAAAATGAGCGGAAAACGCTGAATATCATTGTAACTGAATTCGCGCGATTCAAGCCCCATGTTGGTGGCTGCAACAAAATAAAAAGGCTCAGGCTGAAGCTCCAGTACATGGAACTCCTGCAGCTCCAAGGGGAGACGCACGATAGCAAGTTCGATTACTCGTTCTCTAATGAGTCTAAGAAGTTGCGCGGATTCATTCTGCTGTATTTTATAGGTAACCTCGGGATATCGAGTTTTAAAAATGCGCAGCAGCTGAGGTAAAAAGGCGGAAGATAACGTGTTGACGCCAATAAGCAATTTGCCTCGCGTACCCATGCCAATTTCTTTCACTTCCATTTCTGCTTCTTCCAGAAGCTTGGTCAAATGAAGGGCATGTACATATAAGGCTTGTCCAGCTTCGGTGAGTTCCAATCTTTTACCGTTTCGAATGACCAGTTGGACCCCGAGTTCTTGCTCCATGAGTTTTAATTGCTGCCCAAGCGGCGGTTGTGTCATGTGTAATCGGAGGGCGGCAGCCGTAATTTGCTGCTCTTCTGCGATAGCAATGAAATAGCGAAGTTGACGAATATCCATCGAGAAGCCTCCCACAATCCAAACGATAAACGTTTGATAAATGAACTTTATGTATATTTTTCGTTCGATAATGTCTATGTTACCATAGAGGAAGACTCGGACAAAAGAGGATGTGACTTTCATGAATCTAGCACTTTTTCGCGCAGCAGAGAGCGGAGATACGGATACAGTTCTACAATGGATTCAAAATGGAGCAGATATTAACATGAGAGACACTCTTGGACGTACGCCAATCCTGGCTGCTACCCATGGGAATAAAGTGGAAACAGTGAAAGCGTTGATTGAAGCGGGAGCGGATATTAATTTGCAAGATCACAAACGGGACAATCCGTTGCTATATGCCGGTGCGCAGGGAATGCTCGAAATCGTCCAGCTCATGATCGATGCCGGAGCAGATCCGGCGATTACGAACCGCTATGGCGGGACAGCGCTCATACCAGCTTCGGAACATGGGTATATTGAGGTTGTTAAGGAACTGCTTAGCCGCTCGAAGATTAACGTTAATCACATTAACAATCTAGGATGGACGGCGTTGATGGAAGCAATCATTTTGAGCAATGGCAAGGAAAAACAACAGCAGGTTATACAAGTGCTTATCGCCTACGGAGCCGATGTGACAATTCCGGATAAGGACGGCGTTACACCGCTGGAGCATGCAAGAGCGCATCATTTTACAGCGATTGAGCGTTTATTAATAGATGCAGGTGCTTAACTAATACCGATATGGATATTTGGGGAAAAGGTGTGATGACATGTTAAATGCTTCTTATTGGCTAACGAACGTAAGATTAGAACAAGGCTATGTTAAGGAAGATGGGCAAGTGGCTGGGACGAAAACAGGGCTTTTTCATATCCGAATTGAGGACGGTTCTGTTGCTGAAGTGATTGGAATGGAAACGGAAACGGAACTGCGGAGTCATCTGCCCAAATACGACTGCAACGCGCTGTTGTTGCTTCCTTCTTTCGAGGAGGCCCATATTCATTTGGATAAAACGTATCTCGATGCCCCGTGGAAAGCAGTAAAGCCTGTTTCCAGCATTTTCGAACGGATTGAGGAAGAGAAAGTATTACTGCCTAAACTTTTGCCCATGGCGAAGCAGCAAGCGGAAAGCATTCTGACGCTCATCCAGAGATTTGGCGCGACACATGTTCGGAGCCATTGCAATATCGAGCCTGTCAGCGGACTTCGACGATTAGAGGCAACCAAGCAAGCGCTGGATACATTCTCTGGCAAAATTTCTTCTGAAATTGTAGCTTTTCCGCAGCATGGACTGCTTCGATCGGATTCGGTGCAGTTGGTCAAGCAATCTTTGGCAGAGGGAGTCACGCATGTTGGCGGGGTAGATCCATATACGGTGGACGGGGACATTGAGAAATCGCTGCAGACCATGGTCGAGTTGGCTGTTCTTCATCACGCTGGCATAGACCTTCACTTGCATGATGGAAACGAAGCGGGTAAGCAAACGCTGACGCGACTAGCTGATTTGACCGAAGAAGCTGGATTGCAGGGAAAAGTTACCGTAAGCCATGCCTTCTGGTTCGCGAGTGCTCCCAAGCAAGAAGCAGAAGAGCTAGCTAGCCGGATGGCTGCGCTCGGCATGTCCATTGCATCGACGGTGCCCATTGGAAGAACCACGATGCCACTGCCCATGCTGCATAAGCAAGGCGTCAAAGTGAAATTAGCCACAGACAGCCTGACGGATCACTGGTCTCCGTTCGGAAATGGCGATCAACTGGAGAAAGCCGGGCGGTTCGCAGAATTGTATGGATACAATGATGAAAGGTCATTATCACAGTCTCTGGGGTTCATCACAGGCGGGATAACACCGCTTAATTCAGAAGGCGAGCAAGTGTGGCCAAAGGCGGGCGATGCGGCAAGCTTTGTATTGGTGCATGCCAGCTGCTCCGCAGAAGCAGTGGCGCGAAGAGCTGAGCGTCGAGCGGTTTGGTATCAAGGCCGACTGGTGAGCGGTTCGGTTTAGGTGCAGCTGCCTGTACAACGCAGGCACTTTATACATTTACTCCGAAGGGAGCTATGACCCCTTATTTGAATGAGATCCGCGAGAAAGGGGGCGCTCGCGCAACGTCGATCCCTTATTTCGCTGTCCGGCCTCCGGAATAGACTGATTTAGGCGGAATAGAGTATCTACGATCCGCAGGCACGAGAAAACAGCCGATTTGTCACAAATAGCGAATCGTCGATCCTTAGCTATGGGCGCGATGCCTCATCGTTCAATACTCAGCTACTTGCTCCCCTAGCTACACTCTGCGTTCTCCCAACCGTCTGCACAACTCCGCGCGCCTAAACAAATTTATTCCTAAGGGATCTATGATCCCTTATTTGAATGAGATCCGCGTAATAGGGTCCTCTCGCGGAACGGCGATTCCTTATTCCGCGGTTCGGC
Above is a genomic segment from Paenibacillus sp. HWE-109 containing:
- a CDS encoding amidohydrolase, whose product is MLNASYWLTNVRLEQGYVKEDGQVAGTKTGLFHIRIEDGSVAEVIGMETETELRSHLPKYDCNALLLLPSFEEAHIHLDKTYLDAPWKAVKPVSSIFERIEEEKVLLPKLLPMAKQQAESILTLIQRFGATHVRSHCNIEPVSGLRRLEATKQALDTFSGKISSEIVAFPQHGLLRSDSVQLVKQSLAEGVTHVGGVDPYTVDGDIEKSLQTMVELAVLHHAGIDLHLHDGNEAGKQTLTRLADLTEEAGLQGKVTVSHAFWFASAPKQEAEELASRMAALGMSIASTVPIGRTTMPLPMLHKQGVKVKLATDSLTDHWSPFGNGDQLEKAGRFAELYGYNDERSLSQSLGFITGGITPLNSEGEQVWPKAGDAASFVLVHASCSAEAVARRAERRAVWYQGRLVSGSV
- a CDS encoding LysR family transcriptional regulator, producing the protein MDIRQLRYFIAIAEEQQITAAALRLHMTQPPLGQQLKLMEQELGVQLVIRNGKRLELTEAGQALYVHALHLTKLLEEAEMEVKEIGMGTRGKLLIGVNTLSSAFLPQLLRIFKTRYPEVTYKIQQNESAQLLRLIRERVIELAIVRLPLELQEFHVLELQPEPFYFVAATNMGLESREFSYNDIQRFPLILPSAEGLGLYQSIIDQFTKRGLTANIIGECSDIVTLLAWVSSGEGTTIVPASILNMHRGYDIQSFAIADSALLLSTGLIWYKDRYLTKTAQHFIDLMKEPQ